The genomic DNA TACGCCGCCCTGTCGGCGACCGCCGTGGCGATGCTGCCGCCGTGGGCCCGCCTCCCGCTGCGCCTGCCCTACCTGCCACTCACCGAGGCCACCGGCATCCGTTGGTCCGGCCGCCTGCTGGTCGGTGGCATCCGCTGGGTCATGGGACCCGGCCGCTGACTCACACCGGAATGCTTGTGCCGGTTTCCTTTTCCGCGAACGCCACCACCTGGGCAGCGCTGTCGTAATCGCAGGCCGCCGCGGACCGGCCCACCAGGACGGGCCCGCCGCGCAGCCCCATCACACCGTCCACGCCGACATAGCTGCCCGGCGGGATCGGCTCACTGAGGCAGTACAACGTGGGAGCCGCGCCCTGGTCGATGTCGTTGGCCAGCTTGTCCCCCACCGCCTTGATGCCGCGGTGCAGCAGCGCCATCCCCGGGGTATCGGACACGTTGGAGATGTTCGACGACACCCACCCCGGGTCGGTCAGTTGACTGTGCACCGGCGAGCCCGCGGCGCGCAGGCGCCGGTCCAGTTCCAGCCCCCACAGCATGGTGCCCAGTTTCGACCGCGAATACGCGCCCATCACCGTCCACTTCGAGGTCCGAAGATGCATGTCGTCGAGTCGCAGCGTCGCCCGCTTGTGCGCTTCGGAGGCCACCGTGACGACCTGGCGCCGGATCCGCGGCAGCAGCAGGTTCGTCAGCGCGAACGGCCCCAGCAGGTTGGTCGCCAACGTCGTCTCGAAACCCTCGGCGGTCTCGCTGCGGTGCTGGGTCAGCCCACCGGCGTTGTTGATCAGCACGTCGACGTCACCGTCGAGTGCATCGGCGAAGGCCCGCACCGACGTCAGATCGGCGACATCGAGCCGCAGCACCTCGGTGGAGCCCCCGATCTCCGCGGCCCGCTGCGCGCCGAGTTCGGTGTTGCGCACGGCCAGGATGACGTGCGCACCGGCGCCGGCCAGCGTCCTGGCCGTCGCCAGACCCACGCCGTTGGTGGCGCCGGTGACGATGATGCGATGCCCTGTGAGAGTGCCGAGCCGGCTCGGCGACCAGTGTGCTGTCACGTCGCCAGCCTAATGCGCACGGTAAAGCAATTGCGGCCGAATGCAACCGGATTCGGCACCGTGATGCACGGCCATCGCGGAGCATGCCTGCTAGGGTGAGACATCGCGGGCTTTCCGCGCGCCGGTGTCCTGGCGCCGTTTGCGATTAGCCAGCTACCGGCGGGAGCGTGTATCACGCTGACGGACGACGTGGACGTGGCGCGGTTGGCAGTATGCGACCGCGCAGCCGGTGTCGGCGGTGTTGATGGTGCCTGGTGGCCGTCCACACCCGAT from Mycolicibacterium tokaiense includes the following:
- a CDS encoding SDR family NAD(P)-dependent oxidoreductase, which codes for MTAHWSPSRLGTLTGHRIIVTGATNGVGLATARTLAGAGAHVILAVRNTELGAQRAAEIGGSTEVLRLDVADLTSVRAFADALDGDVDVLINNAGGLTQHRSETAEGFETTLATNLLGPFALTNLLLPRIRRQVVTVASEAHKRATLRLDDMHLRTSKWTVMGAYSRSKLGTMLWGLELDRRLRAAGSPVHSQLTDPGWVSSNISNVSDTPGMALLHRGIKAVGDKLANDIDQGAAPTLYCLSEPIPPGSYVGVDGVMGLRGGPVLVGRSAAACDYDSAAQVVAFAEKETGTSIPV